A DNA window from Lepidochelys kempii isolate rLepKem1 chromosome 9, rLepKem1.hap2, whole genome shotgun sequence contains the following coding sequences:
- the MRPS22 gene encoding small ribosomal subunit protein mS22 isoform X1, with protein MAALGVPRWQRLWRRAAAPLGVQRPGRALLGSRRYGQDAGSEADKKKSDVTKPCFTDELVQSLLSKMTGLDLQKIFRPIKQELKPPTYKLMTEKQLAEATRKAIGEAKELLKMPPVLSEREPIDDVLAEDRILEGTETVKYVFTDITYSTPHRERFIVVREPSGVLRKATWEERDRMIQVYFPREGRKLVPPPIFKDENLTTVFREDRHEDVLNLCIAQFEPDSANYIRVHHQTYEDIDKHAKYDLLRSTRHFGGMVWYLVNRKKTDGLLIDMIQRNLMDDATCLINLYHMLHPDCQSAKEAKEQEVHGVDLIKVFMKTESKKIGYIELALQAYQEALASSAAL; from the exons ATGGCGGCCCTCGGAGTGCCCCGGTGGCAGCGCTTGTGGCGCCGCGCGGCAGCTCCCCTCGGGGTGCAGCGCCCAGGGCGCGCCCTGCTGGGGAGCCGCAGGTACGGCCAGGACGCGGGCTCAGAGGCCG ACAAAAAGAAGTCAGATGTCACAAAGCCTTGTTTTACGGATGAACTTGTTCAGAGCTTACTCTCTAAGATGACGGGGTTGGATTTGCAGAAGATTTTTAGACCCATTAAACAGGAGCTTAAACCACCCACTTACAAATTAATGACAGAAAAACAGCTAGCAGAG GCCACAAGAAAAGCCATTGGGGAAGCTAAAGAACTATTAAAAATGCCCCCGGTTCTGAGTGAGCGAGAGCCAATTGATGATGTGTtggcagaagacaggatcctggaagGAACTGAAACTGTCAAATATGTGTTTACTGATATAACTTATAGCACTCCACACCGT GAGCGTTTCATTGTAGTTAGAGAACCAAGTGGTGTATTACGTAAGGCCACCTGGGAAGAACGGGACAGGATGATTCAGGTGTACTTCCCGAGAGAGGGAcgcaaacttgttccaccaccaATATTCAAAGATGAAAACCTTacg ACTGTGTTTCGTGAGGACCGTCATGAAGATGTACTTAACCTGTGCATTGCACAGTTTGAGCCAGATTCAGCTAACTATATCAGA GTTCATCATCAGACGTATGAGGACATTGATAAACATGCCAAATATGATCTTCTACGTTCAACAAGACACTTTGGAGGAATGGTGTGGTATTTGGTAAATAGGAAGAAGACAGATGGCTTATTAATAGATATGATCCAGAGAAATTT AATGGATGATGCTACATGCTTAATCAACCTCTATCATATGCTCCACCCTGACTGTCAATCAGCAAAAGAAGCAAAAGAACAGGAAGTTCATGGAGTAGATTTAATCAAG GTGTTCATGAAAACAGAATCAAAGAAGATAGGATATATAGAGCTGGCTCTTCAGGCTTATCAAGAAGCACTGGCTAGTTCAGCAGCTTTGTGA
- the MRPS22 gene encoding small ribosomal subunit protein mS22 isoform X2, with translation MTGLDLQKIFRPIKQELKPPTYKLMTEKQLAEATRKAIGEAKELLKMPPVLSEREPIDDVLAEDRILEGTETVKYVFTDITYSTPHRERFIVVREPSGVLRKATWEERDRMIQVYFPREGRKLVPPPIFKDENLTTVFREDRHEDVLNLCIAQFEPDSANYIRVHHQTYEDIDKHAKYDLLRSTRHFGGMVWYLVNRKKTDGLLIDMIQRNLMDDATCLINLYHMLHPDCQSAKEAKEQEVHGVDLIKVFMKTESKKIGYIELALQAYQEALASSAAL, from the exons ATGACGGGGTTGGATTTGCAGAAGATTTTTAGACCCATTAAACAGGAGCTTAAACCACCCACTTACAAATTAATGACAGAAAAACAGCTAGCAGAG GCCACAAGAAAAGCCATTGGGGAAGCTAAAGAACTATTAAAAATGCCCCCGGTTCTGAGTGAGCGAGAGCCAATTGATGATGTGTtggcagaagacaggatcctggaagGAACTGAAACTGTCAAATATGTGTTTACTGATATAACTTATAGCACTCCACACCGT GAGCGTTTCATTGTAGTTAGAGAACCAAGTGGTGTATTACGTAAGGCCACCTGGGAAGAACGGGACAGGATGATTCAGGTGTACTTCCCGAGAGAGGGAcgcaaacttgttccaccaccaATATTCAAAGATGAAAACCTTacg ACTGTGTTTCGTGAGGACCGTCATGAAGATGTACTTAACCTGTGCATTGCACAGTTTGAGCCAGATTCAGCTAACTATATCAGA GTTCATCATCAGACGTATGAGGACATTGATAAACATGCCAAATATGATCTTCTACGTTCAACAAGACACTTTGGAGGAATGGTGTGGTATTTGGTAAATAGGAAGAAGACAGATGGCTTATTAATAGATATGATCCAGAGAAATTT AATGGATGATGCTACATGCTTAATCAACCTCTATCATATGCTCCACCCTGACTGTCAATCAGCAAAAGAAGCAAAAGAACAGGAAGTTCATGGAGTAGATTTAATCAAG GTGTTCATGAAAACAGAATCAAAGAAGATAGGATATATAGAGCTGGCTCTTCAGGCTTATCAAGAAGCACTGGCTAGTTCAGCAGCTTTGTGA